One genomic window of Bacteroidota bacterium includes the following:
- the ptsP gene encoding phosphoenolpyruvate--protein phosphotransferase: MPRNLPDASTEVAAAERVVEGIGVAPGIVVGPALAFVGETFRASEERVEGDETAAELRRFKKAVARAEAELGKIAGFARDKLGESSADIFHAQTMILSDTAFHADVEALICGEAYSAAFAVQTVLGRARKRMEASPSEYLRDRAGDWVDVQNRLLRTLQQAKGFSKIETGRVVVAENLTAADLLLFSRRDVLGCAIDFGGATSHVSIMARALGIPAVVSLHGFAGQVAGGETVVLDGFSGRVVLNPSDETLAAYRERQARYERGLDARQELVPLPAETKDGHRIALRANVELEQEFPLLKKYGAEGIGLFRTEMLLLAQGHPIDEEEQTAIYREAVRAARPHPTTFRLLDLGGDKLLPMAHREHNPSLGWRGIRILLDKPDLLRPQLRAILRAATGGPARILLPMVSTVGEVRRTRAHIDEAAASLQAEGLEHEADLDVGIMVEVPSVVLLLERFAPEVDFLSIGSNDLTQFTLAVDRGNDLIADRYHELHPAVLRLIAQTAEIAERHGLPVSLCGEMASNPRAAPLLVGLGLSELSASPAFLLDVKRAVRSCSKEKMAALAAQALEQPDAQSVVTLMNTWLREHVPELAVFFDGSA, translated from the coding sequence ATGCCCCGTAACCTCCCCGACGCATCGACCGAAGTCGCCGCCGCCGAGCGCGTGGTCGAAGGCATCGGCGTGGCACCGGGGATCGTGGTCGGGCCGGCGCTGGCGTTTGTCGGCGAGACGTTCCGGGCGAGCGAGGAGCGCGTCGAGGGTGACGAGACCGCCGCGGAGTTGCGCCGGTTCAAGAAAGCTGTGGCGCGGGCGGAGGCGGAACTCGGTAAGATCGCCGGCTTCGCCCGCGACAAGCTCGGCGAGTCGAGCGCTGACATCTTCCACGCCCAGACGATGATCCTGAGCGACACGGCCTTCCACGCCGACGTCGAGGCGCTGATCTGCGGCGAGGCGTACAGCGCCGCCTTCGCCGTGCAGACCGTCCTCGGGCGTGCCCGCAAGCGGATGGAGGCCAGCCCGAGTGAGTACCTCCGCGACCGCGCAGGCGACTGGGTGGACGTGCAGAACCGGCTCCTTCGCACGCTCCAGCAGGCGAAGGGCTTCTCGAAGATCGAGACCGGCCGCGTCGTCGTCGCGGAGAACCTGACCGCGGCCGACCTGCTCCTCTTTAGCCGCCGCGATGTGCTGGGCTGCGCCATCGACTTCGGCGGGGCGACGAGCCACGTCTCGATCATGGCCCGGGCGCTCGGCATCCCGGCCGTCGTCAGCCTGCATGGGTTCGCCGGCCAGGTCGCAGGCGGCGAGACCGTCGTCCTCGACGGATTCTCGGGGCGCGTCGTGCTCAACCCGTCGGACGAGACGCTGGCGGCCTACCGCGAGCGGCAAGCGCGCTACGAGCGCGGCCTCGACGCCCGGCAGGAACTGGTCCCGCTCCCGGCCGAGACCAAAGACGGGCACCGCATCGCGCTCCGGGCCAACGTCGAGCTGGAACAGGAATTTCCGCTTCTGAAGAAGTACGGGGCCGAGGGCATCGGACTGTTCCGCACCGAGATGCTGCTTCTCGCCCAGGGCCATCCCATCGACGAGGAGGAGCAGACGGCGATCTACCGCGAGGCCGTCCGCGCCGCCCGCCCGCACCCGACCACGTTCCGGCTCCTCGACCTCGGCGGCGACAAGCTCCTCCCGATGGCGCACCGCGAGCACAACCCGTCGCTGGGCTGGCGCGGTATCCGCATCCTCCTCGACAAGCCCGACCTCCTCCGGCCCCAGCTCCGGGCGATCCTCCGCGCCGCGACCGGTGGCCCGGCGCGCATCCTGCTTCCGATGGTCTCGACCGTCGGCGAGGTCCGCCGCACCCGCGCGCACATCGACGAGGCGGCCGCCTCGCTGCAGGCCGAGGGCCTGGAGCACGAGGCGGACCTGGACGTCGGCATCATGGTCGAGGTCCCGTCCGTCGTGCTGCTCCTGGAGCGGTTTGCGCCGGAGGTAGATTTCCTCTCGATTGGCTCGAACGACCTGACGCAGTTCACGCTCGCCGTGGACCGCGGCAACGACCTCATCGCGGACCGCTACCACGAACTGCACCCGGCCGTGCTCCGGCTGATCGCGCAGACGGCGGAGATTGCCGAGCGCCACGGGCTCCCCGTCAGCCTGTGCGGCGAGATGGCGAGCAACCCGCGCGCCGCGCCGCTCCTGGTCGGCCTCGGGCTGAGCGAACTCAGCGCCTCGCCTGCGTTCCTGCTCGACGTCAAGCGCGCCGTCCGCTCGTGCTCGAAAGAGAAGATGGCGGCCCTCGCCGCGCAAGCGCTCGAGCAGCCCGACGCGCAGTCGGTCGTCACGCTGATGAACACATGGCTGCGCGAGCACGTACCCGAACTCGCCGTCTTCTTCGACGGGAGCGCTTGA
- a CDS encoding HPr family phosphocarrier protein, protein MTERHATVRNKAGIHTRPASMIVRTAAKFDAEFYIRTDGYEINGKSIIGVMTLAAEQGATLTLLFEGSDEAAAAEAMTELFESGFGEPVE, encoded by the coding sequence ATGACCGAGCGCCACGCCACCGTCCGCAACAAAGCCGGCATCCACACCCGCCCGGCGTCGATGATCGTGCGGACCGCCGCCAAGTTCGACGCCGAGTTCTACATCCGCACCGACGGCTACGAGATCAACGGCAAGAGCATCATCGGGGTGATGACGCTGGCCGCCGAGCAGGGCGCGACGCTGACGCTGCTGTTCGAGGGCAGCGACGAAGCCGCCGCCGCCGAGGCGATGACCGAACTCTTCGAGTCCGGCTTCGGCGAACCGGTGGAGTGA
- a CDS encoding polyprenyl synthetase family protein: MNPPVLYPDTSDAEAHLRRLTETVNQALATLPLPQEPAVLYEPVRYVLGGGGKRLRPALVLLAAETFGAPTERALPAALAVEVFHNFTLVHDDIMDHADERRGRPSVHVVWDESTAILAGDLLMGMSYDLLAQTETGRLGAIVRRFHRMVMRLCEGQALDEQFETDDAVTVERYLGMIDGKTGALVELSLVLGGLVGEAEDAALVALAEVGRSWGRAFQIQDDLLDLTAADARWGKTVGGDLLEGKKTFLLLRALERAEGDEHAWFQRIVTNGGLPAGEIDEARRRMHALGVLDEARATVLRHYEEGEQALGALPAGPGREGLRWIAGRMARRVR, from the coding sequence GTGAATCCGCCCGTACTCTACCCCGATACGTCCGATGCCGAGGCGCACCTGCGCCGCTTGACGGAGACCGTCAACCAGGCCCTCGCCACGCTTCCGCTGCCGCAGGAGCCGGCGGTGCTCTACGAGCCGGTGCGCTACGTGCTCGGCGGCGGCGGCAAGCGGCTCCGCCCGGCCCTCGTCCTCCTCGCCGCCGAGACCTTCGGCGCGCCGACCGAGCGGGCCCTCCCTGCGGCGCTCGCGGTCGAGGTGTTCCACAACTTCACGCTCGTCCACGACGACATTATGGACCACGCTGACGAGCGGCGCGGCCGGCCGTCGGTCCACGTCGTCTGGGACGAGAGCACGGCCATCCTCGCGGGCGACCTCCTGATGGGGATGAGCTACGACCTCCTCGCGCAGACCGAGACTGGCCGGCTCGGGGCCATCGTCCGGCGGTTCCACCGGATGGTGATGCGGCTCTGCGAGGGGCAGGCGCTCGACGAGCAGTTCGAGACCGACGACGCGGTGACGGTCGAGCGCTACCTCGGCATGATCGACGGCAAGACGGGTGCGCTCGTCGAACTGTCGCTCGTGCTCGGGGGCCTCGTCGGCGAGGCTGAGGACGCCGCACTCGTTGCCCTAGCCGAGGTCGGGCGAAGCTGGGGCCGGGCCTTCCAGATTCAGGACGACCTCCTCGACCTCACCGCCGCCGACGCCCGGTGGGGCAAAACCGTGGGCGGCGACCTCCTCGAAGGCAAGAAGACGTTCCTCCTGCTCCGGGCCCTGGAGCGCGCCGAAGGCGACGAGCACGCCTGGTTCCAGCGCATCGTCACCAACGGTGGCCTGCCGGCCGGCGAGATCGACGAGGCACGCCGCCGGATGCACGCTCTCGGGGTCCTCGACGAGGCGCGGGCGACGGTGCTGCGGCACTACGAGGAGGGTGAGCAGGCCCTCGGCGCGCTCCCCGCTGGGCCGGGGCGCGAGGGGCTGCGCTGGATCGCAGGCCGCATGGCCCGCCGCGTGCGCTAG
- a CDS encoding adenylate kinase: protein MRLILFGPPGAGKGTQARHLVERFALKQISTGDLLRAARRDKTPVGLEAESYLDRGELVPDSVVNKTVEGALDALGLDGFILDGFPRTTEQARWLLGYLGAHDTPLDAVVSLKVAAEPIIKRLAGRRTDRETGAIYHLDFNPPPADLPADRLVHRSDDKPDAIRTRLSVYEDETLPVAAVFRDSVPFAEIDGVGEIGEVQGRIMDALRALGARGVGAATS from the coding sequence ATGCGTCTCATTCTCTTCGGCCCGCCGGGAGCGGGCAAGGGCACCCAGGCCCGCCACCTCGTCGAGCGCTTCGCGCTGAAGCAGATCTCCACCGGCGATCTCCTCCGCGCCGCTCGCCGCGACAAAACACCGGTCGGTCTCGAAGCAGAAAGCTACCTCGACCGGGGCGAGCTCGTCCCGGACTCGGTCGTGAACAAAACGGTCGAGGGCGCGCTCGACGCGCTCGGGCTCGACGGGTTCATCCTCGACGGCTTCCCGCGCACAACGGAGCAGGCGCGCTGGCTCCTCGGCTACCTCGGCGCGCACGACACCCCGCTCGACGCCGTCGTCAGCCTGAAGGTGGCCGCCGAGCCGATCATCAAGCGGCTGGCGGGCCGCCGCACCGACCGCGAGACCGGCGCGATCTACCACCTCGACTTCAACCCGCCGCCGGCCGACCTGCCGGCCGACCGCCTCGTCCACCGCTCCGACGACAAGCCGGACGCGATCCGTACCCGCCTCAGCGTCTACGAGGACGAGACCCTGCCCGTCGCCGCCGTCTTCCGCGACTCGGTCCCGTTCGCCGAGATCGACGGCGTCGGGGAGATCGGCGAGGTCCAGGGCCGGATCATGGACGCGCTCCGCGCCCTCGGCGCGCGCGGCGTCGGGGCTGCCACCTCTTGA
- a CDS encoding DUF883 C-terminal domain-containing protein: MAETRSTQELRAVLEAKEASIKHHIAGLESELTFNDVMVGGRPLTDYVREQPLLAVGVAAGVGLAAGLIGGLLARSAPEGPSEHDLWMGAYLRDLVDDAGMRVAEGEAANAALGKALRRRAPVVVVEPEPTPVRTKTASSLNVLMNTALGFGAKFVLDQMARQLTGDDGIVNALQDMPDAPPTT, from the coding sequence ATGGCTGAGACGCGCAGCACACAAGAATTGCGGGCGGTGCTGGAGGCGAAGGAGGCTTCCATCAAGCACCACATCGCCGGTCTGGAGAGCGAGCTGACGTTCAACGATGTTATGGTGGGTGGGCGTCCGCTGACCGACTATGTCCGCGAGCAGCCGCTGCTTGCCGTCGGTGTGGCGGCCGGGGTCGGGCTCGCGGCCGGGCTGATCGGCGGCCTCCTCGCCCGGTCCGCGCCGGAGGGGCCGAGCGAGCACGACCTCTGGATGGGGGCCTACCTCCGCGACCTCGTGGACGACGCAGGCATGCGGGTCGCCGAGGGCGAGGCCGCAAACGCAGCGCTCGGCAAGGCGCTCCGGCGGCGCGCCCCCGTGGTCGTGGTGGAGCCGGAGCCCACGCCGGTCAGGACCAAGACGGCGTCGTCGCTGAACGTCCTCATGAACACGGCGCTCGGCTTCGGCGCTAAATTTGTGCTGGACCAGATGGCGCGGCAGTTGACCGGCGACGACGGCATCGTGAATGCCCTGCAGGACATGCCGGACGCGCCGCCCACCACCTAG
- a CDS encoding phage holin family protein: protein MADHARGLADDIKEWAELRIALVQQEVKDKLEEKGTYGGIIAVFAALGGLFLLIALGFGASAVVGIWIENQLVALLLGFLVVALLLLLVAFVAYKKSPFNT from the coding sequence ATGGCGGACCACGCGCGCGGGCTGGCCGACGACATAAAGGAGTGGGCCGAACTACGGATCGCGCTCGTCCAGCAGGAGGTCAAGGACAAGCTGGAGGAGAAGGGAACGTACGGCGGTATCATTGCCGTTTTTGCGGCGCTGGGCGGGCTTTTCCTGCTTATCGCGCTTGGCTTTGGAGCGAGTGCCGTGGTTGGCATCTGGATCGAGAACCAACTCGTCGCGCTCCTCCTGGGCTTCCTCGTTGTTGCGCTGCTGCTTCTCCTCGTCGCCTTCGTGGCGTACAAAAAATCACCGTTCAACACATAA
- a CDS encoding NifU N-terminal domain-containing protein translates to MPPFTVQPTPNPNSLKFTASDRAFIEEGMGAFASAAEAEGDALGAPLFALDGVHNVLVLPGFVTVTKTTETDWDALLPRIEAILTEHLAA, encoded by the coding sequence ATGCCTCCGTTCACAGTCCAGCCGACGCCCAACCCCAACAGCCTCAAGTTCACCGCTTCCGACCGCGCCTTCATCGAGGAGGGCATGGGAGCCTTCGCCAGTGCCGCCGAGGCGGAGGGCGACGCGCTCGGTGCCCCCCTTTTCGCTTTGGACGGCGTCCACAATGTGCTCGTCCTCCCAGGCTTTGTCACCGTCACCAAGACGACGGAGACCGACTGGGACGCTCTGCTCCCGCGCATCGAGGCGATCCTGACGGAGCACCTCGCGGCCTGA
- the rnd gene encoding ribonuclease D: MIDTPQQLADLIARARAADRVALDTEFVWERTYYPRLGLVQLGLSRDETFLIDAAALDLRPIGALLADASVVKILHDAQQDLTILHRAAGSDDGFAPKNVFDSRVAAGFVGLTATTSLQALIEETVGVHLPKGESRSDWLRRPLSSAQMEYARDDVRYLPDAYDALWDHIRERDRTAWVEEEMQLYDDPALYAEEDPWAHYHRIKGRGKRGFSGRDYAVLRELGAWREQEARYRDRPRRHIVPDEVLVTLAQRKPTDPGALRSVRGLSDNARRSYGDALVETVERGLAVPKGDRPRPPQGRRSDDAEQARLDLALALVKGQSLGHDVDPALVANRASVERLVAAGAEAKPDEHALLQGWRRTLAGEALLDLLRGESAVGVNPETALPRVLPGR, encoded by the coding sequence ATGATTGATACCCCGCAGCAGCTTGCCGACCTCATCGCCCGGGCCCGCGCCGCCGACCGCGTGGCGCTCGACACGGAGTTCGTCTGGGAGCGGACCTACTACCCGCGCCTTGGCCTCGTCCAACTCGGCCTCAGCCGCGACGAGACGTTCCTGATCGACGCCGCCGCGCTCGACCTCCGCCCGATCGGTGCGCTGCTGGCCGACGCCTCCGTCGTCAAGATTCTCCACGACGCACAGCAGGACCTCACGATCCTGCACCGAGCCGCGGGCAGCGACGACGGCTTCGCCCCGAAGAACGTCTTCGACAGCCGCGTCGCCGCCGGCTTCGTCGGGCTGACGGCGACGACCTCGCTCCAGGCCCTCATCGAAGAGACCGTCGGCGTGCACCTGCCGAAAGGGGAGTCCCGGTCCGACTGGCTCCGGCGGCCGCTGAGCAGCGCGCAGATGGAGTACGCCCGCGACGACGTGCGCTACCTCCCGGACGCCTACGACGCGCTGTGGGATCACATCCGCGAGCGCGACCGCACGGCCTGGGTCGAGGAGGAGATGCAACTTTACGACGACCCAGCACTCTACGCCGAGGAGGATCCCTGGGCGCACTACCACCGGATCAAGGGGCGCGGCAAGCGGGGCTTCTCCGGGCGCGACTACGCCGTGCTGCGCGAACTCGGGGCGTGGCGCGAGCAGGAAGCCCGGTACCGCGACCGACCGCGCCGCCACATCGTCCCGGACGAGGTGCTGGTCACGCTCGCGCAGCGCAAGCCGACCGACCCCGGGGCGCTGCGCAGCGTGCGCGGCCTGAGCGACAACGCGCGCCGGAGCTACGGCGACGCCCTCGTCGAGACCGTCGAGCGAGGCCTCGCCGTGCCGAAAGGCGACCGGCCGCGCCCCCCGCAAGGCCGCCGCTCGGACGACGCCGAGCAGGCCCGGCTCGACCTCGCGCTCGCGCTCGTCAAGGGGCAGAGCCTCGGGCACGACGTGGACCCCGCGCTCGTCGCCAACCGCGCGAGCGTGGAGCGGCTCGTCGCTGCTGGAGCCGAGGCCAAGCCCGACGAGCACGCGCTCCTGCAGGGCTGGCGGCGCACGCTCGCCGGCGAGGCACTCCTGGACCTGCTGCGCGGCGAGAGCGCGGTCGGGGTCAACCCGGAGACGGCGCTGCCCCGCGTGCTGCCGGGCCGGTGA